The Lycium barbarum isolate Lr01 chromosome 9, ASM1917538v2, whole genome shotgun sequence genome has a segment encoding these proteins:
- the LOC132610001 gene encoding glutathione S-transferase APIC: MAIKVHGSPSSTATMRVVACLIEKDLNFELVFVDMAKGEHKKQPFLSINPFGQVPGFEDGDLKLFESRAMTQYIAHVYDSNGNQLILQDPKRMAIMSVWMEVESQKFETPASKLTWEICIKPIIGMSTDDAAVKESEEQLSKVLDIYETRLAESKYLGGDSFTLVELHHLPNIYYLMGTKVKALFDSRPRVSAWCADILARPAWVKGLEKLQK, translated from the exons ATGGCGATCAAAGTCCATGGTAGCCCCAGTTCAACTGCAACCATGAGAGTTGTTGCTTGCCTTATAGAGAAAGATTTGAATTTTGAGTTAGTCTTTGTTGATATGGCCAAGGGCGAACACAAGAAGCAGCCTTTCCTTTCCATTAAT CCTTTTGGTCAAGTACCAGGATTTGAAGATGGGGACTTGAAGCTCTTTG AATCAAGGGCAATGACCCAGTATATAGCTCATGTTTATGATAGCAATGGCAACCAATTAATACTCCAAGATCCAAAGAGGATGGCCATCATGTCAGTGTGGATGGAAGTAGAAAGCCAAAAATTTGAAACACCTGCTTCAAAGCTAACATGGGAGATATGCATAAAACCAATAATTGGCATGAGCACGGATGATGCTGCTGTGAAGGAAAGCGAAGAGCAATTATCTAAGGTTCTTGACATCTACGAAACTCGATTGGCAGAGTCAAAATACTTAGGTGGAGACTCTTTTACACTTGTTGAGTTGCACCACTTACCAAATATATACTACTTGATGGGTACAAAAGTTAAGGCACTGTTTGATTCACGCCCTCGTGTGAGTGCATGGTGTGCTGACATATTAGCTAGGCCAGCCTGGGTGAAGGGCTTGGAGAAGctgcaaaaatga